One Algibacter sp. L3A6 genomic region harbors:
- a CDS encoding TetR family transcriptional regulator C-terminal domain-containing protein, whose amino-acid sequence MARKKNITAEKIIDLYMSALLTDENIPKTVYAFAHANNFEEKDFYKYFSNFDVLEKHIFSLFCENTLALLAENEDYAHYAPKDKLLSFYFTFFEMLNANRSYVYLKLAQNKNKLEALKLLSKLRSTFLKYIESEIYTHSVDLKNKTLNSLNKKGTNETAWAQLLFTIQFWLEDTSPNFEKTDIFIEKSVQVSFDLKEIKPLESVLDFAKFLWKEKTMST is encoded by the coding sequence ATGGCTAGAAAAAAAAATATTACAGCAGAAAAAATAATAGATTTATACATGTCTGCTTTATTGACAGACGAGAACATACCAAAAACAGTATATGCATTTGCACATGCCAACAATTTTGAAGAAAAAGATTTTTATAAATATTTTAGCAATTTTGATGTTTTAGAAAAACATATATTTTCACTTTTTTGCGAAAACACTTTGGCTCTATTAGCAGAAAATGAAGATTATGCACATTACGCACCAAAGGATAAGTTATTAAGCTTTTATTTCACTTTTTTCGAAATGCTAAATGCGAACAGATCTTATGTTTATTTAAAATTAGCACAAAATAAAAATAAGTTAGAAGCCTTAAAACTATTATCTAAACTTAGGTCAACTTTTCTTAAATATATAGAAAGTGAGATTTACACACATAGCGTAGATCTGAAAAACAAAACACTGAATTCTCTAAATAAAAAGGGCACCAACGAAACCGCTTGGGCACAATTATTATTCACCATACAGTTTTGGCTAGAAGACACATCTCCAAATTTTGAAAAAACAGATATTTTCATAGAAAAATCGGTACAAGTTAGTTTCGATTTAAAAGAAATAAAACCACTAGAAAGCGTTTTAGATTTTGCAAAGTTTCTTTGGAAAGAAAAAACAATGTCCACATGA
- a CDS encoding sterol desaturase family protein yields MIILTFILTTLITFIIMEGVTWCTHKYIMHGFGWFLHEDHHQPGYPHVFEKNDAFFIIFATPSIMLFFFGIRPQLNFLFFIGLGILLYGLAYFLIHDVLIHRRFSWFKNTQNWYLRGLRKAHKIHHKHLDKPDGECFGMLFVPLKYFKKVQ; encoded by the coding sequence ATGATCATTTTAACCTTTATACTCACAACACTAATCACTTTCATAATTATGGAAGGTGTTACTTGGTGCACACACAAATATATTATGCATGGGTTTGGTTGGTTTTTACACGAAGACCACCACCAACCGGGATACCCTCACGTTTTCGAAAAAAACGATGCGTTCTTCATCATTTTTGCAACGCCTAGTATAATGTTGTTCTTTTTCGGGATTCGCCCACAGCTTAATTTTTTATTTTTTATTGGGCTAGGTATTTTATTATATGGCTTAGCTTATTTTTTAATACACGATGTACTGATACACAGACGCTTCAGTTGGTTTAAAAACACTCAAAACTGGTACTTACGTGGTTTAAGAAAAGCACATAAAATACACCACAAACATTTAGACAAACCAGATGGTGAGTGCTTCGGGATGCTTTTTGTTCCTTTAAAATACTTTAAAAAAGTACAATAA
- a CDS encoding phytoene desaturase family protein produces MEKQIHIIGSGFSALSAACYLAQAGYNVEVLEKNELIGGRARQLKKDGFTFDMGPTWYWMPDVFEKFFADFGKKPSDYYELEKLGPAYKAYFEDGEALTIPGTLKEIYELFEREEAGSSKHLKAFLKSAKFNYDVSINDLVYKPGVSPLELVTPTTISKITQFFSSIRTQVRKDIKSPKLIEILEFPVLFLGAKPSNTPAFYNFMNYADFGLGTWHPKGGMHKVIEAMELLAKSLGVSFKTNANVQSIEVDASKNIKGLTVNGEFIPSTLILSGADYHHTETLLPQSYRQYSEKYWDKKVFAPSSLLFYVGLDKKLKNVCHHTLFFDTDFDTHAKTIYDNPSWPKEPLFYASFPSITDDTFAPEHQEAATFLIPLAPDLEDTPELREKYFNIIIKRLEKLTGQNVTDHILFKESFCVNDFKKDYNSYKGNAYGLANILTQTAFLRPKIKSKKVKNLYFTGQLTVPGPGVPPALISGKIASDLILKNDN; encoded by the coding sequence ATGGAAAAACAAATACATATTATCGGATCCGGGTTCTCTGCCTTATCGGCGGCGTGCTATCTTGCACAAGCAGGATACAACGTTGAAGTATTAGAAAAAAACGAATTAATTGGAGGCAGAGCACGCCAATTAAAAAAAGATGGTTTTACATTCGACATGGGACCAACTTGGTATTGGATGCCAGATGTATTCGAAAAATTCTTTGCCGATTTTGGCAAAAAGCCATCGGATTACTATGAATTGGAAAAGTTAGGCCCAGCTTACAAAGCTTACTTTGAAGATGGTGAAGCCCTTACAATCCCAGGAACTTTAAAAGAAATTTACGAACTTTTTGAGCGCGAAGAAGCAGGAAGTTCTAAACACTTAAAAGCGTTTTTAAAATCGGCTAAGTTTAATTACGATGTTTCTATAAACGATTTAGTGTACAAACCAGGCGTTTCTCCTTTAGAATTGGTGACTCCAACAACCATTAGTAAAATTACTCAGTTCTTCTCGAGCATAAGAACTCAGGTAAGAAAAGATATAAAAAGCCCTAAATTAATCGAAATCTTAGAATTTCCTGTATTATTTCTTGGTGCTAAGCCAAGTAATACGCCAGCTTTTTATAACTTTATGAATTATGCCGATTTTGGCTTAGGTACTTGGCACCCAAAGGGTGGCATGCATAAAGTAATTGAAGCCATGGAGTTACTAGCAAAAAGCTTAGGCGTATCATTCAAAACAAATGCTAACGTACAATCTATCGAGGTGGATGCATCTAAAAACATAAAAGGACTTACGGTTAATGGCGAATTTATTCCTTCGACATTAATTTTAAGCGGTGCAGACTACCACCATACGGAAACATTATTACCGCAATCTTACCGTCAATATTCGGAAAAATATTGGGACAAGAAAGTTTTTGCCCCATCGTCTTTATTATTTTATGTAGGGTTAGATAAAAAATTAAAGAATGTATGTCATCACACTTTGTTTTTTGATACAGATTTTGACACCCATGCTAAAACCATTTACGATAACCCGAGTTGGCCAAAAGAACCTCTATTCTATGCAAGTTTTCCGTCTATAACAGATGATACCTTTGCTCCAGAACACCAAGAAGCGGCAACATTTTTAATTCCGTTAGCTCCAGATTTAGAAGATACACCAGAATTAAGAGAAAAATATTTCAACATTATAATAAAAAGATTAGAAAAATTAACCGGCCAAAACGTTACAGATCATATTCTATTTAAAGAAAGTTTCTGTGTTAACGACTTTAAAAAAGATTACAACTCTTATAAAGGAAACGCTTATGGTTTGGCTAACATTTTGACACAAACCGCATTTTTAAGACCAAAAATAAAAAGTAAAAAAGTTAAGAACCTATATTTTACAGGGCAGCTAACAGTTCCTGGACCAGGAGTTCCTCCAGCATTAATTTCTGGAAAAATAGCTTCTGATTTAATTTTGAAAAACGATAACTAG
- a CDS encoding TspO/MBR family protein yields MENNKLVRFTIFLCINILALGVGVLLMDNGQTSPWYASLNKAPWTPEGWVFGAAWTTVMTTFAVYMAALSLNFPFGFKPLMKLYALQWFLNVSWNYLFFNQHQTQIALIFIVSLWLLIGYFTFNYIKTVKYYTIFIAPYLIWMTIATSLNAYIVFNN; encoded by the coding sequence ATGGAAAATAACAAACTAGTAAGATTTACCATTTTTTTGTGCATAAACATTTTAGCTCTTGGTGTTGGTGTTCTATTGATGGATAACGGACAAACATCTCCTTGGTACGCCTCACTAAACAAAGCACCTTGGACACCAGAAGGCTGGGTTTTTGGAGCTGCTTGGACCACCGTTATGACAACTTTTGCTGTTTACATGGCGGCACTAAGCCTTAATTTCCCGTTTGGCTTTAAACCTTTAATGAAACTCTACGCTTTGCAATGGTTTTTAAATGTATCATGGAACTACCTATTCTTTAATCAGCACCAAACGCAAATCGCTTTAATTTTTATTGTTTCACTATGGTTATTAATAGGTTATTTCACCTTCAACTATATAAAAACGGTAAAGTATTACACAATATTTATAGCTCCATATTTAATATGGATGACGATTGCAACAAGTCTAAACGCCTACATTGTATTTAACAATTAA
- a CDS encoding lycopene cyclase domain-containing protein: MPYLYLILTLGSLSIPLLYSVFEKKFHFIQYAKSAFLSILLVAIPFIIWDVLFTKFGIWGFNDSYHLPIALLGIPIEEWLFFFCIPYACLFTHEVLAYYLPNFKLSKAATVISGGLMLILIFVLLLFHFGKWYTTLNFLFFIALLTYGLKFHLEVLQRYFLSFLIILLPFLLVNGILTGSFIDEPVVWYNDNENLGFRIFTIPFEDVFYAFNLLFSIQLIFNSFKQKAHGK, encoded by the coding sequence ATGCCATACTTATATCTCATATTAACATTAGGGAGTTTAAGTATTCCCCTGCTGTATAGTGTTTTTGAAAAAAAATTTCACTTTATACAATACGCTAAAAGTGCCTTTTTAAGCATTTTACTAGTGGCAATACCTTTTATAATTTGGGATGTGCTTTTTACAAAATTCGGTATATGGGGGTTTAACGATTCTTACCATTTACCCATTGCTCTTTTAGGTATACCAATAGAAGAATGGTTGTTTTTCTTTTGCATTCCTTATGCCTGCTTGTTTACACACGAAGTTTTAGCATATTATTTACCAAATTTTAAACTCTCGAAAGCAGCAACCGTAATAAGTGGCGGATTAATGCTCATTTTGATATTCGTTTTATTGTTATTTCATTTCGGAAAATGGTACACGACTTTAAATTTCTTATTTTTTATAGCTCTATTAACCTATGGTTTAAAATTTCATTTAGAAGTATTACAACGTTATTTCCTAAGTTTTTTAATCATTTTACTACCCTTCCTTTTAGTAAATGGCATACTAACAGGAAGCTTTATAGATGAACCCGTTGTATGGTATAACGACAACGAAAACTTAGGTTTTAGAATTTTTACGATACCATTTGAAGATGTTTTTTACGCCTTCAACTTGTTATTTTCAATACAATTAATTTTTAATTCATTTAAACAAAAAGCACATGGAAAATAA
- a CDS encoding phytoene/squalene synthase family protein, with the protein MKQLFDEVSYSCSKLVTQKYSTSFSLATKMLSPNIRSAIYNIYGFVRFADEIVDSFHEYDKELLLNKFEEDYYVSKAQGISLNPILNAFIHTVNQYKIPDHLTQAFLKSMRADLHKTEYTTDEEYKAYIYGSADVVGLMCLKVFVNGNDEQYEDLKEAAKRLGSAFQKVNFLRDLKDDINVLNRSYFPNINLKELDAISKNIIIQDIESDFEFAYKKGILNLPVEAKFGVYMAYRYYRKLLKKLKNTPSEKIINTRIRVSNPMKINLLARSYVKYKLNLM; encoded by the coding sequence ATGAAACAACTGTTTGACGAGGTTTCTTACTCTTGTAGTAAGTTGGTAACCCAAAAGTATAGCACTTCGTTTTCGTTAGCTACAAAAATGCTTTCGCCAAATATACGATCGGCTATTTATAACATTTATGGTTTTGTCCGTTTTGCTGATGAAATAGTAGACTCTTTTCATGAATATGATAAAGAACTTCTATTAAATAAATTTGAAGAAGATTATTACGTATCTAAAGCGCAAGGCATTAGCCTTAACCCTATTTTGAATGCTTTTATCCATACTGTGAATCAATATAAAATTCCAGATCATTTAACTCAGGCATTTTTAAAAAGTATGCGTGCCGATTTACACAAAACGGAATATACTACCGACGAAGAATACAAAGCTTACATCTATGGTTCTGCCGATGTTGTTGGCCTTATGTGTTTAAAGGTTTTTGTAAACGGAAACGATGAACAATATGAAGACCTAAAAGAAGCCGCAAAACGCTTAGGCTCTGCTTTTCAGAAAGTAAATTTCTTAAGAGATTTAAAAGATGATATTAACGTTTTAAACCGTTCTTATTTTCCGAATATAAACCTAAAAGAGCTCGATGCCATTTCAAAAAACATCATTATTCAAGATATTGAATCTGATTTTGAATTTGCCTATAAAAAGGGTATATTAAACCTACCTGTTGAAGCCAAGTTTGGAGTGTATATGGCCTATAGATACTATAGAAAATTACTAAAGAAACTTAAAAATACACCATCAGAAAAAATTATAAACACACGGATTAGAGTTTCTAACCCAATGAAAATAAACTTACTAGCCCGAAGCTACGTTAAGTATAAGCTAAATTTAATGTAA